The DNA region CTCAAACAAACTCACCAAATCCTATGGCACGGTGCGAGCCTTGCGAGGTGTGGACCTCGAAGTCCGGAAAGGCGAGATCTTCGGCTTTCTGGGACCCAACGGCGCGGGCAAAACCACCGCCATCCGCTGCATGCTGGATATGATCCGCCCCAGCGGTGGAACATTGCAAGTGCTTGGCGTGGACCCGCAAAAGGATCCGCTGGCGGTTCAGTCACGCGCGGGCTACCTTCCGGGGGAATTCGCCTTCGAAGGCAAACTGACCGTGGAAGGCGCGTTGAAATACCTTGCCAACCTGCGAGGCAACAAACTCGATTGGGGTTATGTCCATCAGTTGGCGAAAAGGCTTGATCTTGACCTCAAACCGCAGTTCAAGAATCTCTCGAAGGGCAATAAACAAAAGGTCGGCGTAGTGCAAGCCCTGATGCACCGACCCGAATTGCTGTTGCTCGACGAACCGACTTCCGGGCTTGACCCGCTCATGCAGCATGAGGTCTTGAAGATCATCCGTGAGGCACACGCGGATGGAGCGACTGTATTCTTCTCCTCGCACATCCTGAGCGAGGTGCAGGAAATCGCCGATCGGGTGGGGATCATCCGTCATGGAGTGGTTGTCGAAACTGCCGAGGTGGAGGAACTGATTCGGAAGTCGGTGCGCAGGTTGAGGGTCCAGTTTGATGCGCCTGTCGCCGCGGAGACGTTGAGCCGCATCCCGGGCGTCTCCATCCTTTCACACGATGACGCATCCATCTCCCTTCAGGTTGAAGGCAAAATGGACGCGTTGGTCAAAGCCCTGGCAGTCTTCCCTGTCAGCGATCTCGAAAGTGAGCGACCTTCGCTCGAGGAAATCTTCATGTCGTATTACGAGGGGAATCAAAATGTGGACTGAGTTCAAGAACGCATTGCGGCGTTCGCGCGGCGCCATCCTCGGCTGGGGGTTGTCACTCGGCGGCTTGGGATTTTTCATGATGGGCTTTTACGACACGCTCGAGGAACAGCGCGAGATGCTGGAACAGCTGATCGCGCAATATCCGCCGGAGTTGATGGCATTCTTCGGCGGCACGGAAAACATCTTTTCACCCGCCGGTTATCTCTCGATGGAATTCTTCTCGCTCATGCCCGTCGTGCTGGGAATCTACGCCGTGCTGGCTGGGAGCAGTTTGATCGTCGGCGATGAGGAAGGCGGTCTGCTCGATCTGGTGATGGCATATCCGATCAGCCGCACATCGTTGTTCGCTGGACGACTGCTGAGTTTCGCAGTTTCGCTCGCGGCGATATTGGGAATCTCCTGGCTGGCTTTCGTGGGCGGGATCGGCACAACGAGCATGGAAGTCGCCGCCGGAGAATTACTTCTCCCCTTCTTCAGCCTGTACGCTGTGCTCTTCCTGTTCGGCGCGATCAGTCTGTTCTTCAGCATGGCTCTGCCTTCGCGCGGGATGGCGGCGATGGCAGGCGGGGTCATCATGGTCGCCAGTTATTTCATCCAGTCGCTTGCGACCATCAATGAAAATCTGGAAAAAGCCGCGAGTTACCTGCCGCTGAAGTATTACCAAAGCGGCTATGCCATCGAAGGGCTGAACGGAAACTGGTTGTTGGGTCTGTTGGGTTTTGGCGTATTGTTCGCTGGTGCAGCCTGGCTGCTCTTCCTGCGGCGGGATATCCGTGTCAGCGGCGAAGGGTCGTGGCGTCTGCCGGTCTTCAGCAAGACAAAATCTTAAAAATCATTTTGAATTAGAGGTGTATCCATGAACGAAAACATTTTTCGAATCCTTGCCGCTGTGATCCTGATCACAGGCATGGCGATCTCCAGTTACTACCGCATCAAAGCGGATAAAGAGTCGGGCGAAAGACTCTCCCGCAAAGCGGACGGCAACGCCCTGATGACGATCATCCGCCTCGGCGGGTTGATGCTGTGGCTGAGTCCGTTTGTATATCTGATCAATCCTGCGTGGATGGCATGGTCGAAGATCGGACTTCCTGAAGCTGTCCGCTGGCTGGGAGTTGGACTCGGCGTCCTTTGTGTAGCTGGCATCTACTGGCTGTTCAGCAGCATCGGAAGCGGCATCACCCCCGTCAGCGCCACACGCAAGGAACACAAACTTGTCACCGATGGGATTTACCGATGGGTGCGGCATCCGTTGTACACGATCGGCTCATCCTTATTCATCTCTTTCGGCATGATGGCGGACAATTGGTTCATCATCATGCTCGGTGTCCTGGCATTCACCGTCATGGCGATCCGCACGCCGAAGGAGGAAGCCAACCTCATCGAAAAGTTCGGTGATGAGTATAGTGAGTACATGAAGCGGACGGGGCGATTCTTTCCCAAGATCTTCCAAACCCCGAAAGACCTGCGCTAATGATCGTCGAACGGACGTCCATTTTCAACGCCAGCCCGGAACGCATCTGGCAGGAAATGCTGACCACCCGCCTGCTGCATTATGTCGCCAGCCCGGTGATCAAGTTCATCCCTGTTCATTCGGAATTACCGAGCATGTGGAAGGAAGGCGAATACCTTGTTGACATGAGGCTGTTCAGTTTCATCCCGTTTGGAAGGCAATCGATTGTGATCACCTCGCCAAGCCAAGCCGAAAAAGAAGGGCATCTCTACGTCATGCTCGACGACGGACGCGGGCAGATCATCCGCAAGTGGCGGCATTTCATCACCGTGGATTCTGCCGAACACGGCAAGGCGAGATACACAGACCGCATCGACCTTCGAGCCGGAATCCTGACACCGTTCATTTGGCTGTTTACTAGTCTCTTTTTCTGGCATCGTCAAAGCCGCTGGAAACGCTTGATCGCCAACGACTTTAACTATCATAAATAGAAATAAGATCCTGATGTTCCTCGAAATCTTTTTCAAGACCTCGTTTTTTGTCATCTTCTTTAGTTTTGCCTATGTGATGTCGTACTACTCCAAGAAAGCGAAGCCACATGCGAGAGATAGAAGCGAGCGCATCCAAAATCACAACGAAAACGAAGTTCCGCTCCTGCTGAAACTCCGTACCATCTTTGGCATCCCGTTCTATCTCGGCATTCTCGTGTGGACGTTCATTCCACAATGGATGGAATGGTCTTCCATCCCCCTTCCTGTTTGGACGCGCTGGGCGGGATTGGTACTTGGTCTCTTTGCCGTCGTTATTAACGCTTGGAGCCACAAGACCCTCAGCCAAAAACTCGGCGCTGACTTTGACCCCGCATTGCGTCTTCTCAAAGTCCCTGCATTGGTGACCGAAGGACCGTATGCAAAGATGCGGCATCCGATCTATCTTGCATTTTTGCTGATGCAGATCTCGGTTCTCTTCCTCACCTCGAACTGGCTCATCGGCTTCTGCGGACTTGCCATCATTGCTTCAGTCATTGCCATCCGCGTGCCTGAAGAAGAGAAAATACTCATCGAACAGTTCGGTGACGAGTACCGCAATTACATCAAACACTCGGGAAGTTTATTTCCCAAACTCAGATAATTGGAGAAAGACTCATGAAGAAAACCGTTTTAGCAGTTCTTGTGTTTGCACTCCTCCTCAGCGCGTGCGCAACAGAGGCAGACGTCAATTCAAATGGCAAATTGAACATCGTCACCACCACAGGCATGATCGCGGATATCGCCAAGAATGTCGGAGGCGAGCACGTGGATGTCATCGCCCTGATGGGTCCCGGCGTGGATCCGCATCTCTACAAAGCCAGCGAGGGGGATGTACGCCGCCTGCAAGAGGCAAATCTGATCTTTTACAGCGGTCTGCACCTTGAAGCGCAGTTGGGCGAGGTGCTGGAGAAGATGAACGACTTTGGCATCAGGACCGTCGCAGTGACGGATAAGATCGACCGCGCCATCTTGCTTGCAAACCCGCAGTATCCCGACCAATATGACCCTCATGTCTGGTTCGATGTGACGATGTGGATGAAAGCCGTGGAACAGGTGCAGGAAACATTGTCAGAAACGGATCCCAGCCACAGGTCCGAGTTTGAGGCGAATGCGCAGGCGTTCCTTGCCCAACTGGAAGAACTTCATCAATACGTTCTGAGTCAGGCAGGAACTGTACCACCAGAGAAGCGCGTGATCATCACTGCGCATGATGCGTTCAGTTATTTTGGCAGAGCCTATGGGTTTGAAGTGCGCGGACTGCAAGGGATCAGTACCGAAGCGCAGGCAGGCACGGCAGACGTGCAAGATCTGGCAAGTTTTATCGTTGAAAATCAGATTCCCGCCATCTTCGTTGAGTCATCCGTGCCGCAGAGAAATGTAGAAGCGGTGCAGGCAGCCGTACAGGCACAGGGCTTCGATGTGCAGATCGGCGGCTCGTTGTTCTCGGATGCGATGGGCAGCGAAGGCACACCCGAAGGCACCTATATCGGCATGGTGCGTCACAACATCGATACGATCGTTGCCGCATTGAAAGGTGAATAAGATGACAGTCAATGCGATCGATGTAACCGACCTGACCATTGCATACAAAGACAAACCTGTGCTGTGGGATGTGGACATGGAAGTGCCTTCGGGCACGCTGATGGCGATCGTCGGTCCGAACGGTGCGGGCAAGACGACGATGATCAAATCCATTCTGGGCTTGATCAAACCCGCCGCGGGACAAGTACTTGTGTATGGAAAACCGTATGTGGAACAGCGCCATCTCGTAGGCTATGTTCCACAACGCGGCAGTGTGGATTGGGACTTCCCCACCAGCGTGCTGGATGTGGTCATGATGGGACGCTATGGTGCGCTCGGCTGGCTCAAACGACCGGGCGCTTCGGAACGCACCGCAGCATTGGATGCCCTCGACAAAGTCGGGATGAAGTCCTTTGCAGAGCGGCAGATCAGTCAACTCTCCGGCGGGCAGCAACAGCGTGTCTTTTTGGCACGCGCGCTCGTGCAGGATGCGCAATTATATTTCATGGATGAACCCTTCCAGGGCGTGGACGCCACCACCGAACGCGCCATTGTCGCCTTGTTACAGGAATTGCGCTCGGCAGGCAAGACGGTCGTCGTCGTCCATCACGATCTGCAGACCGTGCCCGAATACTTCGACTGGGTCACCATGCTCAACGTGCGCCGCATCGCCTGCGGACCCGTCGGTGAGGTTTTCACCGATGAAAATCTGCGCAAAGCGTATGGCGGTAAAGTCGCCTTTTTAAGCGCGGATGAAAACGGCAAGAATGGAAAACATTAATACCATCCGCAGATGACGCAGATCTCGCCGGTTTTTCTTAGTCTACCTAATCGGTGAAATCTGTGGATAGAAATCTTATGGACATCTCTCAACTTTTCTACGACCTCTTTTTTGATTACACCCTGCGCACAGTGGCGCTTGGCTCTGCCATTTTAGGAATTGTCAGCGGAGCGCTTGGGGCGTTTGCGGTGCTCCGCAAGCAAAGCCTGCTTGGGGATGCGATCTCGCACGCGGCATTGCCGGGTATCGTCATCGCCTTTTTACTCACCCGCAGTCGCGAACCCGTGGTGCTGATGCTTGGCGCGTTGATCGCAGGCTGGCTGGCAACGCTCTTCATGCTGAACGTCATCCGCACCACGCGCATCAAGGACGACAGCGCCCTCGGGCTGGTACTCTCGGTCTTCTTTGGCTTCGGCTTGATGTTATTAACCTTTACCCAAAAACTGCCCGATGCCACCCAGGCGGGTTTGGACAAGTTCCTCTTCGGTCAAGCCGCCACTTTATTGCAGCGTGACGTGGTTACAATGGCAATTATCGGCGTACTGGCGATCATCTTGCTGATGATCTTTTGGAAGGAATTCAAACTCATCACCTTTGACCCCGAATTTGCAGGGAGTCTCGGCTATCCTGTGCGCTTCCTCGACGTTCTGCTCACCACATTGCTGGTCGTTGCCATTGTCATTGGTTTGCAGACCGTAGGTGTGGTATTGATGTCCGCAATGATCGTGGCGCCTGCGGCTGCGGCTCGCCAATGGACGGACAAACTCAAGAACATGGTCATTCTCGGCGGGCTGTTCGGCGCACTGGCTGGCGTGAGCGGAACGCTTATCAGCGGGTCGGCAGAGAGATTACCCACGGGTCCCGTGATCGTTTTGTGCATAAGCGCCATTGTCCTGTTCTCGATGCTATTCGCCACCAATCGCGGGCTGGTCTGGAACTGGTTCCGCAATTTGCAGAACCGACGGAAGCTGCGGGCGCAGGCGGTGCTGGGTGACCTTAATACGCTCGCCATGCAACATCCCAACGAAGAGCGCGGACATTCCTCCGCGGTACTGCGGGCGATGAGCACGAACCCGGATGGCGTGTCACTGGCGTTGCACCAACTCAAGGAGCAGGGTTATGCTCAGGAATTGTCGAAAGATGCCTGGGCGTTGACTCAAGCCGGGCTGGACGAAGCAGGCAAAAGGTCGGAAAAGGAGGCGGAGTAATGTCCCCCGCACAACTCGAAATCCAACTCATTGCATCCATTGTCGCAGTCGCGTGCGCATTGCCGGGCGTCTTCCTCGTGCTGCGGCGCATGGCAATGATGAGCGACGCCATCAGCCACACGGTGTTGCTCGGCATCGTGCTTGCATTCTTTGCAACCAGAAGCCTTACCTCGCCGCTGCTGCTTGTGGGGGCGGCATTGATGGGCGTCATCACCGTCAGCCTCGTGGAACTGCTCAACCGCACTCAACTTGTGCGTGAAGATGCCGCCATCGGTTTGGTCTTTCCCGCAATCTTCAGCATCGCAGTCATTTTGATCTCGCGCTTTGCAGGCGATGTTCACCTCGATACCGATGCCGTCCTGCTGGGCGAACTTGCCTTCGCGCCATTCAACCGCGTGAGGCTTTTCGGTTTGGATTTCGGTCCCGAGGCGATCTACAGCACAGGCGGCATTCTGCTGCTCAATATCGTTTTTATCGCGCTGTTCTATAAAGAACTCAAACTTGCCACCTTCGACCCCGCCCTCGCCGCCGCGCTCGGCTTCCTGCCCACCATCATTCATTACGCACTGATGACTCTCGTTTCGCTCACAGCCGTCGGCTCGTTCGATGCCGTCGGCTCGGTGCTCGTGGTCGCGTTCATGATCGCGCCGCCCGCCGCCGCCTACTTATTGACCGACCGCCTCTCCCGCATGTTGATCTACTCTGCACTGATCGGCATCCTCTCCGCCCTGAGCGGATACTGGCTCGCTTATTATTT from Anaerolineales bacterium includes:
- a CDS encoding metal ABC transporter ATP-binding protein, which codes for MTVNAIDVTDLTIAYKDKPVLWDVDMEVPSGTLMAIVGPNGAGKTTMIKSILGLIKPAAGQVLVYGKPYVEQRHLVGYVPQRGSVDWDFPTSVLDVVMMGRYGALGWLKRPGASERTAALDALDKVGMKSFAERQISQLSGGQQQRVFLARALVQDAQLYFMDEPFQGVDATTERAIVALLQELRSAGKTVVVVHHDLQTVPEYFDWVTMLNVRRIACGPVGEVFTDENLRKAYGGKVAFLSADENGKNGKH
- a CDS encoding metal ABC transporter permease is translated as MSPAQLEIQLIASIVAVACALPGVFLVLRRMAMMSDAISHTVLLGIVLAFFATRSLTSPLLLVGAALMGVITVSLVELLNRTQLVREDAAIGLVFPAIFSIAVILISRFAGDVHLDTDAVLLGELAFAPFNRVRLFGLDFGPEAIYSTGGILLLNIVFIALFYKELKLATFDPALAAALGFLPTIIHYALMTLVSLTAVGSFDAVGSVLVVAFMIAPPAAAYLLTDRLSRMLIYSALIGILSALSGYWLAYYLDASIAGSMATMTGASFLTVYLLAPERGLIAQARRRKNQRIEFALTMLTMHIANHTAAQEAEIENEVIHLNEHLKWTPQFAMEVVGIAERAGLVTQKDGLLTLTESGLARASQEFSS
- a CDS encoding isoprenylcysteine carboxylmethyltransferase family protein: MNENIFRILAAVILITGMAISSYYRIKADKESGERLSRKADGNALMTIIRLGGLMLWLSPFVYLINPAWMAWSKIGLPEAVRWLGVGLGVLCVAGIYWLFSSIGSGITPVSATRKEHKLVTDGIYRWVRHPLYTIGSSLFISFGMMADNWFIIMLGVLAFTVMAIRTPKEEANLIEKFGDEYSEYMKRTGRFFPKIFQTPKDLR
- a CDS encoding isoprenylcysteine carboxylmethyltransferase family protein, producing MFLEIFFKTSFFVIFFSFAYVMSYYSKKAKPHARDRSERIQNHNENEVPLLLKLRTIFGIPFYLGILVWTFIPQWMEWSSIPLPVWTRWAGLVLGLFAVVINAWSHKTLSQKLGADFDPALRLLKVPALVTEGPYAKMRHPIYLAFLLMQISVLFLTSNWLIGFCGLAIIASVIAIRVPEEEKILIEQFGDEYRNYIKHSGSLFPKLR
- a CDS encoding ABC transporter ATP-binding protein, with the translated sequence MDFAILSNKLTKSYGTVRALRGVDLEVRKGEIFGFLGPNGAGKTTAIRCMLDMIRPSGGTLQVLGVDPQKDPLAVQSRAGYLPGEFAFEGKLTVEGALKYLANLRGNKLDWGYVHQLAKRLDLDLKPQFKNLSKGNKQKVGVVQALMHRPELLLLDEPTSGLDPLMQHEVLKIIREAHADGATVFFSSHILSEVQEIADRVGIIRHGVVVETAEVEELIRKSVRRLRVQFDAPVAAETLSRIPGVSILSHDDASISLQVEGKMDALVKALAVFPVSDLESERPSLEEIFMSYYEGNQNVD
- a CDS encoding zinc ABC transporter substrate-binding protein, encoding MKKTVLAVLVFALLLSACATEADVNSNGKLNIVTTTGMIADIAKNVGGEHVDVIALMGPGVDPHLYKASEGDVRRLQEANLIFYSGLHLEAQLGEVLEKMNDFGIRTVAVTDKIDRAILLANPQYPDQYDPHVWFDVTMWMKAVEQVQETLSETDPSHRSEFEANAQAFLAQLEELHQYVLSQAGTVPPEKRVIITAHDAFSYFGRAYGFEVRGLQGISTEAQAGTADVQDLASFIVENQIPAIFVESSVPQRNVEAVQAAVQAQGFDVQIGGSLFSDAMGSEGTPEGTYIGMVRHNIDTIVAALKGE
- a CDS encoding metal ABC transporter permease, yielding MDISQLFYDLFFDYTLRTVALGSAILGIVSGALGAFAVLRKQSLLGDAISHAALPGIVIAFLLTRSREPVVLMLGALIAGWLATLFMLNVIRTTRIKDDSALGLVLSVFFGFGLMLLTFTQKLPDATQAGLDKFLFGQAATLLQRDVVTMAIIGVLAIILLMIFWKEFKLITFDPEFAGSLGYPVRFLDVLLTTLLVVAIVIGLQTVGVVLMSAMIVAPAAAARQWTDKLKNMVILGGLFGALAGVSGTLISGSAERLPTGPVIVLCISAIVLFSMLFATNRGLVWNWFRNLQNRRKLRAQAVLGDLNTLAMQHPNEERGHSSAVLRAMSTNPDGVSLALHQLKEQGYAQELSKDAWALTQAGLDEAGKRSEKEAE
- a CDS encoding ABC transporter permease subunit; its protein translation is MWTEFKNALRRSRGAILGWGLSLGGLGFFMMGFYDTLEEQREMLEQLIAQYPPELMAFFGGTENIFSPAGYLSMEFFSLMPVVLGIYAVLAGSSLIVGDEEGGLLDLVMAYPISRTSLFAGRLLSFAVSLAAILGISWLAFVGGIGTTSMEVAAGELLLPFFSLYAVLFLFGAISLFFSMALPSRGMAAMAGGVIMVASYFIQSLATINENLEKAASYLPLKYYQSGYAIEGLNGNWLLGLLGFGVLFAGAAWLLFLRRDIRVSGEGSWRLPVFSKTKS